Part of the bacterium genome is shown below.
AATCCTTCGCGTATTTCGCCAGGCGTTCCGAATCGAATCGGCCTTCGCGAATCGCTCGCGCAAGGGCTTTGGCCAGGTCGTCTTCATTCGCACCGACGCTGCGTGCGTTTTCAAATAGATCGACGACAAACCACTCCGGCGCCGGATCTCTGGGATAGAGAACCCGGCGAAAAATGAACGGTCGACCGTCAAGGACAAAGCGGCCGGAGCGCTTTTTGTTATAAACGAGGCGCGAGGCGAACCAAGCGGTTGTTCCGAGACGAAGCAGATTCCATCGCTCCGGCCCGGTGACAAGAAAATCGTCGGTGCCGAGAAACGCGCGCAGTAGTTCCTCGTCCCGCGGCGGCGACAGGCCGAATCGGCTCTGCTTCTCATGCGCGTAGAGTCCGTGCCCAAGCCGTTCCAGCTTCCCCTCGCGAACCAGTCGCCCCGCAAGTCGCGATGGATTCGTGCTCCATCGCGCGAGGTCGCGCGTGCGGTAGACCTTGCCGGGCGTCAGTTTCGGGTTTGCGGGTTCGGGCATTTCGTCCACCGGTGGTTGACGGAAATATTCCGAAAAAAACATACCACGAAAC
Proteins encoded:
- a CDS encoding type IV toxin-antitoxin system AbiEi family antitoxin domain-containing protein — its product is MPEPANPKLTPGKVYRTRDLARWSTNPSRLAGRLVREGKLERLGHGLYAHEKQSRFGLSPPRDEELLRAFLGTDDFLVTGPERWNLLRLGTTAWFASRLVYNKKRSGRFVLDGRPFIFRRVLYPRDPAPEWFVVDLFENARSVGANEDDLAKALARAIREGRFDSERLAKYAKDFGARNTQRVIAEATVKARSHDISASAH